Proteins co-encoded in one Campylobacter jejuni genomic window:
- the trpC gene encoding indole-3-glycerol phosphate synthase TrpC, with protein sequence MILDKIFEKTKEDLKERKLKLPYDMLGRSLASNPFFPKDVIKALKRVEKEVKIIAEVKKASPSKGVIREDFDPLSIALNYEKNKAAAISVLTEPHFFKGSLEYLSLIRRYTQIPLLRKDFIFDEYQILEALVYGADFVLLIAKMLSMKELKKLLEFARHLGLEALVEIHDTEDLSKAIFAGADIIGINHRNLEDFTMDMSLCEKLIPKIPNSKIIIAESGLENKEFLGYLQNLGVDAFLIGEYFMREEDEGKALKALL encoded by the coding sequence ATGATATTGGATAAAATTTTTGAAAAAACAAAAGAAGATTTAAAAGAACGCAAACTAAAACTTCCTTATGATATGCTAGGGCGTTCTTTAGCTTCAAATCCTTTCTTTCCAAAAGATGTGATTAAGGCTTTAAAAAGAGTAGAAAAAGAAGTTAAAATCATAGCAGAAGTAAAAAAAGCAAGTCCTAGCAAAGGGGTTATTAGAGAAGACTTTGATCCTTTGAGTATCGCTTTAAATTATGAGAAGAACAAAGCTGCGGCGATTTCTGTTTTGACTGAGCCACATTTTTTTAAAGGTTCTTTAGAATACTTAAGTCTTATACGCCGTTATACACAAATTCCTTTGCTTAGAAAAGATTTTATCTTTGATGAGTATCAAATTTTAGAAGCTTTGGTTTATGGGGCGGATTTTGTATTGCTGATCGCTAAAATGCTAAGCATGAAAGAGCTTAAAAAACTGCTTGAGTTTGCAAGACATTTAGGTCTTGAGGCTTTGGTTGAAATTCATGATACGGAGGATTTGAGCAAGGCTATTTTTGCAGGAGCGGATATCATTGGTATCAATCATCGTAATTTAGAGGATTTTACTATGGATATGAGTTTGTGCGAAAAACTTATCCCAAAAATCCCAAATTCAAAAATCATCATCGCAGAAAGTGGTTTAGAAAATAAAGAATTTTTAGGGTATTTGCAAAATTTAGGCGTTGATGCTTTTTTAATCGGCGAATATTTTATGCGTGAGGAAGATGAAGGAAAGGCTTTAAAAGCTTTGCTTTAA
- a CDS encoding HIT family protein, with protein sequence MQYLYAPWRSEYFEKEKSVCPFCDCANKIKSDEELGVIFRAKHCFGVMNRYPYSAGHFMVIPYVHEEHIENLSDEIWQEISHFVRLGVKILKEQIHANGVNIGMNLSKDAGAGIAFHCHYHLVPRWAGDTNFITTIGETRVCGTNIEQVYQKLVLAFKNAQ encoded by the coding sequence ATGCAGTATTTGTATGCACCATGGCGGAGTGAGTATTTTGAAAAAGAAAAAAGCGTCTGTCCATTTTGTGATTGTGCTAATAAGATCAAAAGCGATGAAGAATTAGGCGTGATTTTTAGAGCAAAGCATTGTTTTGGAGTGATGAACCGCTATCCTTATTCTGCTGGGCATTTTATGGTGATTCCTTATGTACATGAAGAGCATATAGAAAATTTAAGCGATGAAATTTGGCAAGAAATAAGCCATTTTGTGCGTTTGGGGGTAAAAATTTTAAAAGAGCAAATCCATGCAAATGGGGTGAATATCGGTATGAATTTAAGCAAAGATGCGGGAGCTGGCATAGCTTTTCATTGTCATTATCATCTAGTGCCACGCTGGGCAGGAGATACAAATTTTATCACAACCATAGGAGAAACTAGGGTTTGTGGCACTAATATCGAGCAAGTTTATCAAAAACTTGTTTTGGCTTTTAAAAATGCTCAGTGA
- the hemH gene encoding ferrochelatase, translated as MKLVLFLNMGGATNLQDCEVFLKNMFNDPYILGIKNRFLRKFVAWIITKARVKAMQENYRKMGGKSPLNELTQSLCNKLNLKQDEFKFDFVNLYVPPFATEILQKYTLNESDEIILFPLYPHHSYTTVTSSLEVLQNEISKQKIQAKVKTIDIFYKNELYNEMIVSHILDKKSKFDAKILIFSAHSLPQSIIDKGDLYEKHVNDHVEILKERLKDHFDEFILAYQSKLGPVKWLEPNTSDVLANLNDKALIYPISFCIDCSETIFELGMEYKHLAKCDYDLISCPNDSDEFMEFILKYLSDLN; from the coding sequence GTGAAATTAGTTTTATTTTTAAATATGGGCGGAGCTACGAATTTACAAGATTGTGAAGTTTTTTTAAAAAATATGTTTAATGATCCTTATATTTTAGGAATCAAAAATCGATTTTTAAGAAAATTTGTAGCATGGATCATAACAAAGGCTCGCGTTAAAGCCATGCAAGAAAACTATAGAAAAATGGGTGGAAAATCCCCTTTAAATGAACTTACTCAAAGCCTGTGTAACAAACTTAATTTAAAACAAGATGAATTTAAATTTGATTTTGTAAATCTTTATGTGCCTCCTTTTGCCACAGAAATTTTGCAAAAATACACTTTAAATGAAAGTGATGAAATCATTCTTTTTCCACTTTATCCGCACCATTCTTACACCACAGTAACTTCATCTTTAGAAGTTCTGCAAAATGAAATTTCAAAGCAAAAAATTCAAGCAAAAGTAAAAACTATAGATATTTTTTACAAAAATGAGCTTTATAATGAGATGATAGTTTCGCACATTTTGGATAAAAAAAGTAAATTTGATGCCAAAATTTTGATTTTTTCAGCGCATTCTTTACCACAAAGCATTATTGACAAAGGTGATTTATATGAAAAGCATGTAAATGATCATGTAGAAATTTTAAAAGAAAGGCTAAAAGATCATTTTGATGAATTTATTTTAGCTTATCAATCTAAACTAGGCCCTGTAAAATGGCTTGAACCAAATACAAGCGATGTTTTGGCAAATTTAAACGATAAAGCTTTGATTTATCCTATTTCTTTTTGTATAGATTGTTCTGAAACGATTTTTGAACTAGGTATGGAGTATAAACATTTAGCAAAATGTGATTATGATTTGATAAGTTGCCCTAATGATAGTGATGAATTTATGGAATTTATTTTAAAGTATTTATCTGATCTTAACTAA
- a CDS encoding tRNA1(Val) (adenine(37)-N6)-methyltransferase, with protein sequence MSDLITLAQLSQGYRYNSDSLILANFILKQGIKGAVFDVGAGCGIIGILLKKNIANLSLSLIDIQKENIELIEKNLKSNQIQGDIFYDDFNQFQSIKKFDFIVCNPPFYRQGAYKSEDQHKAISKFQEFLPLHSFLTKANSMLKPNGTLYFCYEALALDEICFILKDMKIKITKLCFIHTHQNKKARLVLIQVKKGSKSPCEILPPFFVYENEILSKQMQEIHLRFRLKSYDI encoded by the coding sequence ATGTCAGATTTGATTACGCTAGCACAATTATCACAAGGGTATCGTTACAATAGTGATTCTTTAATTTTAGCTAATTTTATTTTAAAACAAGGAATTAAAGGCGCTGTTTTTGATGTAGGTGCGGGCTGTGGTATCATAGGTATTTTACTTAAAAAAAATATTGCAAATTTAAGTTTATCTTTGATTGATATTCAAAAAGAAAATATAGAATTGATTGAAAAAAATTTAAAATCCAACCAAATACAAGGTGATATTTTTTATGATGATTTCAATCAATTTCAAAGCATAAAAAAATTTGACTTCATAGTTTGCAATCCTCCATTTTATAGACAAGGAGCTTACAAGAGTGAAGATCAGCATAAAGCTATAAGTAAATTTCAGGAATTTTTACCCTTGCATAGCTTTTTAACTAAAGCAAATTCTATGCTTAAGCCAAATGGTACTTTGTATTTTTGCTATGAAGCTTTAGCTTTGGATGAAATTTGTTTTATTTTAAAAGATATGAAAATAAAAATAACAAAGCTTTGCTTTATACATACACATCAAAACAAAAAAGCAAGACTTGTTTTGATACAGGTAAAAAAAGGTTCAAAATCGCCTTGTGAGATTTTACCTCCTTTTTTTGTATATGAAAATGAAATTTTAAGCAAACAAATGCAAGAAATTCACTTAAGATTTAGGTTAAAAAGTTATGATATTTGA
- a CDS encoding ammonium transporter — MNAINSSFIVLCTLLVLLMTPALAMFYSGMVRSKNTLNTIMNCFIVFGVITLQWVVLGFSFSFGKDEGLGLVGNFENFLLEGISGYNASGVPNILFVIFQMMFALIASAIITGSLVGRIKLGVLVIFLLFWSTLVYDVLAHMIWSSEGFLLKRGSLDFAGGGVVHISSGVAGLVGALIVGARKSDDEDKNAHSIPYAFLGAILLFIGWLGFNAGSAGEMNDIAINAFIVSIISAACGFLSWVVLEWLIHKKPTILGGLSGLVAGLVGITPACGYVDIYASLVIGALSSVFCYFGLSFIKYKLKWDDSLDAFSLHGIGGVWGGIATGLFASAKVNPNVIAQNALGEGFFISGSLELLKEQILAIMICMIFSALISFIIFKIISCFTDLRVKEEVEQKGLDVSLHGEKAYILV; from the coding sequence ATGAATGCGATAAATTCAAGTTTTATTGTGTTGTGTACTTTGCTAGTTTTGCTTATGACTCCAGCTTTAGCAATGTTTTATTCGGGTATGGTAAGAAGTAAAAATACTCTCAATACCATAATGAATTGCTTTATTGTTTTTGGCGTCATTACTTTACAATGGGTAGTGCTTGGATTTAGCTTTTCTTTTGGTAAAGATGAAGGACTTGGGCTTGTAGGAAATTTCGAGAATTTTCTCTTAGAGGGTATTAGCGGATATAATGCTTCAGGTGTTCCAAATATTCTTTTTGTAATTTTTCAAATGATGTTTGCACTTATTGCATCTGCCATCATAACAGGCTCTTTGGTTGGAAGAATTAAACTGGGTGTTTTGGTGATATTTTTACTTTTTTGGAGTACTTTAGTTTATGATGTGTTAGCACATATGATTTGGAGTAGCGAGGGGTTTTTGCTTAAAAGAGGAAGCCTTGATTTTGCTGGGGGTGGTGTTGTGCATATTAGCTCTGGGGTTGCTGGACTTGTAGGAGCTTTGATAGTGGGTGCTAGAAAAAGTGATGATGAGGATAAAAACGCGCATTCTATTCCTTATGCTTTCTTAGGTGCGATTTTGCTTTTTATAGGATGGTTGGGTTTTAATGCTGGAAGTGCTGGCGAAATGAATGATATTGCTATCAATGCTTTTATAGTAAGTATTATATCAGCAGCTTGTGGCTTTTTATCCTGGGTAGTGCTTGAGTGGCTCATCCATAAAAAACCGACTATTTTAGGTGGGCTTAGTGGGCTTGTAGCAGGGCTTGTAGGGATTACTCCAGCTTGCGGTTATGTAGATATTTATGCTTCTCTTGTTATAGGGGCTTTGTCTTCTGTATTTTGTTATTTTGGTTTGAGTTTTATTAAATACAAACTCAAATGGGATGATTCTTTAGATGCTTTTTCTTTGCACGGAATCGGAGGTGTTTGGGGAGGAATCGCTACAGGGCTTTTTGCAAGTGCTAAAGTAAATCCTAATGTGATTGCCCAAAATGCACTTGGCGAGGGATTTTTTATCAGTGGAAGTTTAGAGCTTTTAAAAGAGCAAATTCTTGCTATTATGATTTGTATGATTTTTTCAGCTCTCATAAGCTTTATTATTTTTAAGATCATTTCTTGTTTTACAGACTTAAGAGTGAAAGAAGAAGTAGAACAAAAAGGCTTAGATGTGAGTTTGCACGGAGAAAAAGCTTATATTTTGGTTTAG
- a CDS encoding Gfo/Idh/MocA family protein produces the protein MKIGIIGLGKMGQNHLNELSKNSHFKLNTLFDLCKNPNLNIFDDIFHDDLDKFLNQNNDIIIIATPTNSHLAIAKKVFKQCKCVLIEKPLALNLKEIDEISNLAKEYSVKVGVGFCERFNPAVLALKKELENEEIISINIQRFSPYPQRISDVGILQDLAVHDLDLLCFLSKQEITKTNLLKKYTQDQTRESESIILCGLEKCIASIHQSWNSTQKLRKIHLITKNHFYEANLNDFSLLKDGNFIELTQQSPLFSEHEALLKLIDNQPNHLASTSDAYKVQEILERFA, from the coding sequence ATGAAAATAGGTATTATAGGCCTTGGAAAAATGGGGCAAAACCACTTAAATGAACTTAGTAAAAATTCTCATTTTAAGCTTAATACACTTTTTGATCTTTGTAAAAATCCAAATCTAAATATTTTTGATGATATTTTTCATGATGATTTGGATAAATTTTTAAATCAAAATAATGATATTATCATCATAGCAACACCTACAAATTCACATTTAGCAATAGCAAAAAAAGTTTTTAAACAATGCAAATGCGTTTTAATCGAAAAGCCTTTAGCTCTAAATTTAAAAGAAATAGACGAAATTTCAAATTTAGCTAAAGAATACAGCGTAAAAGTAGGCGTAGGTTTTTGCGAAAGATTTAATCCTGCGGTTTTAGCCCTAAAAAAAGAGCTCGAAAATGAAGAAATTATCAGCATTAACATACAAAGATTTTCACCCTACCCACAAAGAATCAGCGATGTAGGGATTTTGCAAGATTTGGCTGTACATGATCTTGATTTGCTTTGTTTTTTAAGCAAACAAGAAATAACAAAAACCAATTTGCTCAAAAAATACACCCAAGATCAAACAAGAGAAAGTGAAAGCATTATTCTATGTGGGCTTGAAAAATGTATTGCTAGCATACATCAAAGTTGGAATAGTACACAAAAACTAAGAAAAATTCATCTTATTACTAAAAATCATTTTTATGAAGCCAATTTAAATGATTTTTCTTTATTAAAAGATGGAAATTTTATAGAACTTACTCAACAAAGTCCACTTTTTTCAGAACACGAAGCTTTGTTAAAACTTATCGATAATCAACCCAATCATCTAGCCAGTACGAGCGATGCTTACAAAGTTCAAGAAATTTTAGAAAGGTTTGCGTGA
- a CDS encoding tetratricopeptide repeat protein, which translates to MYRYLLFVLAAFFLAACGSLKINVVYPDYTKYKSNDFDLRVMKAYNYEYYKQYKEARDEFLSLYQDYNNTNFLENAFLLTLANNLDKQAELNNLAKPYLNQNDNLKRLSALYALNSNDINNAQKLMKELLTKKDSDPRNLELYGDILVKKNDLKNAIKYYRSAYNQVQNEEILFKLIGIYAILNDTLNIKNVLEFSRKTNGCTLKTCVLLAKIYFDETNIEALKSIYKELYQLTKNKSFALALVELLNSQGKTEEALKISLQYDLDDDIKLALYQNLKRFDDAKKMSLALYHKTKNKEYLLRAAVFEFEAANEAKKITPKAIDSVKEKFEQAIDKDSNALYLNYYGYLLIDYDLDVKKGIELVKLALEKDPQNLYYLDSLAWGYYKLDDCKQAWEILKQTLDDKEFANSDESKAHIKAIKACIKP; encoded by the coding sequence ATGTATAGGTATTTGCTATTTGTCTTAGCAGCCTTTTTTTTGGCAGCTTGTGGAAGTTTAAAAATCAATGTTGTTTATCCTGATTATACAAAATATAAAAGCAATGATTTTGATTTAAGGGTTATGAAGGCTTATAATTATGAGTATTATAAACAATACAAAGAAGCCAGAGATGAATTTTTAAGTCTTTATCAAGATTATAATAATACTAATTTTTTAGAAAATGCATTTTTACTTACTTTAGCAAACAATCTTGACAAGCAAGCAGAGTTAAATAATCTAGCAAAGCCTTATTTAAATCAAAATGACAATCTTAAGCGACTTAGTGCTCTTTATGCTTTAAATTCAAATGATATCAATAATGCTCAAAAACTTATGAAAGAGCTTTTAACAAAAAAGGATAGTGATCCTAGAAATTTAGAGCTTTACGGGGATATTTTGGTTAAAAAAAATGATTTAAAAAATGCTATAAAATATTATAGATCTGCTTATAATCAAGTTCAAAATGAAGAAATTTTATTTAAACTCATAGGAATTTATGCGATTTTAAATGATACTTTAAATATTAAAAATGTTTTAGAATTTTCAAGAAAAACCAATGGTTGCACTCTCAAAACTTGCGTCTTGCTTGCTAAAATTTATTTTGATGAAACAAATATCGAAGCTTTAAAAAGTATATATAAAGAGCTTTATCAACTTACCAAAAATAAAAGTTTTGCATTGGCTTTGGTTGAGCTTTTAAATTCTCAAGGCAAAACAGAAGAAGCTTTAAAAATTTCTTTGCAGTATGATTTAGATGATGATATTAAACTCGCTTTGTATCAGAATTTAAAACGCTTTGATGATGCTAAAAAAATGAGTTTAGCTCTTTATCATAAAACAAAAAATAAAGAATATCTTCTACGAGCGGCAGTTTTTGAATTTGAAGCTGCAAATGAAGCTAAAAAAATCACTCCAAAAGCAATTGATTCTGTAAAAGAAAAATTCGAACAAGCTATCGATAAAGATAGCAATGCTTTGTATTTAAACTACTATGGATATTTGCTTATAGATTATGATTTAGATGTTAAAAAAGGCATAGAGCTTGTGAAACTTGCCTTAGAAAAAGATCCGCAGAATTTGTATTATTTAGATTCTTTAGCTTGGGGGTATTATAAACTAGACGATTGTAAGCAAGCATGGGAAATTTTAAAACAAACATTAGATGATAAAGAATTTGCAAATTCTGATGAGAGCAAAGCTCATATAAAAGCGATAAAGGCGTGTATAAAACCATGA
- the mnmH gene encoding tRNA 2-selenouridine(34) synthase MnmH → MLSEVEFTEFQKENFSLLIDVRSPREFLHSHLIGALNFYALNDEEYQEIGMIYKKNQALAKARGASYICQNTAKHILEITQNFRIGEKVGIYCSRGGLRSKSIAVILSELGFRVVRLKGGFKAYRTFVTHYFENEINFDFFTLCGNTGCGKTELLEQLPQAINLEKIANHLGSSFGDILGKQPTQKAFEAELFHNMQNLENFAFIESESRKIGDIILPLKFYEKMQKAFKIYCFCSLENRVKRIQKIYQEKMTPLKFQQCVQKISPYISLNLRQDLLQGYERKEWQKLIVMLLEYYDKTYKKPDKIDLELNTDDILKAKEELLDHFKVQLLFFNIR, encoded by the coding sequence ATGCTCAGTGAAGTTGAATTTACAGAATTTCAAAAAGAAAATTTCTCTCTTTTAATCGATGTAAGAAGCCCTAGAGAATTTTTGCATTCTCATTTGATAGGAGCTTTAAATTTTTATGCACTCAATGATGAAGAATATCAAGAAATAGGAATGATTTATAAGAAAAATCAAGCTTTAGCCAAGGCTAGGGGTGCGAGTTATATTTGTCAAAATACCGCTAAGCATATATTAGAAATCACCCAAAATTTTCGCATAGGAGAAAAGGTGGGGATTTATTGTTCTCGTGGGGGTTTGCGTTCAAAATCTATCGCAGTGATTTTAAGTGAGCTTGGCTTTAGAGTGGTGCGTTTAAAAGGTGGCTTTAAAGCTTATAGAACTTTTGTAACGCATTATTTTGAAAATGAAATAAATTTTGATTTTTTTACTCTTTGCGGCAATACAGGCTGTGGAAAAACAGAGCTTTTAGAACAACTCCCACAAGCTATAAATTTGGAAAAAATAGCAAATCATTTAGGCTCGTCTTTTGGTGATATTTTAGGAAAACAACCTACGCAAAAAGCTTTTGAAGCAGAACTTTTTCACAATATGCAAAATTTAGAAAATTTTGCTTTCATAGAAAGCGAAAGTCGCAAAATAGGGGATATCATCTTACCTTTGAAATTTTATGAAAAAATGCAAAAGGCTTTTAAAATTTATTGTTTTTGTTCTTTGGAAAATCGCGTTAAAAGAATACAAAAAATTTATCAAGAAAAAATGACTCCTTTAAAATTTCAACAATGTGTGCAAAAAATCAGCCCTTATATCAGCTTAAATTTACGCCAAGATTTGCTTCAAGGTTATGAGAGAAAAGAATGGCAAAAGCTTATTGTTATGCTTTTGGAGTATTATGATAAAACTTATAAAAAACCAGATAAGATTGATCTTGAGTTAAATACTGATGATATTTTAAAAGCTAAAGAAGAGCTTTTAGATCATTTTAAAGTGCAATTACTTTTTTTTAATATTAGATAA
- a CDS encoding DegT/DnrJ/EryC1/StrS family aminotransferase → MNFINLQAQYLAYKDEINAEIESVLSSSSFIGGAKLNEFGQNLAHFVNIKHAIGCSSGTSALYLALRALDIGKDDEVIVPSFTFIATAEVVALVGAKPVFVDINLSNYNLDFEAVQKAITPKTKAVIAVSMFGQMSDLRTLEEILKNKDITLIEDGAQSFGASFKGEKSCSIAKISCTSFFPSKPLGAYGDGGAIFCHDDEIAKKIRILLNHGQTQRYKHEFIGINGRLDTLQAAILNVKLKYLEKELDKRQKLAQTYNANLKNCQIPQIDPNAFSAYAQYSVLVEDRASVLQKFEKANIPYAIHYPTPLHKQPCFSEFSNLELKNSEYASEHILSLPFSPFLSEEEQEQVICIFKD, encoded by the coding sequence ATGAATTTTATTAATCTTCAAGCTCAATATCTCGCATACAAAGATGAAATCAATGCTGAAATTGAAAGCGTTTTATCAAGCTCTTCTTTTATAGGCGGTGCAAAGCTTAATGAATTTGGGCAAAATTTAGCTCATTTTGTAAATATTAAACATGCTATAGGTTGTTCAAGTGGAACTAGTGCTTTATATCTTGCCTTAAGAGCCTTAGATATTGGCAAAGATGATGAAGTTATAGTGCCTAGTTTTACTTTCATAGCAACAGCTGAAGTTGTGGCTTTAGTAGGTGCAAAACCTGTTTTTGTAGATATAAATTTATCAAATTACAATCTTGATTTTGAAGCAGTACAAAAAGCAATAACCCCAAAAACTAAAGCTGTTATAGCAGTAAGTATGTTTGGACAAATGAGTGATTTAAGAACTTTAGAAGAAATTTTAAAAAATAAAGATATCACTTTGATTGAAGATGGTGCACAAAGTTTTGGCGCAAGTTTCAAAGGAGAAAAATCCTGCTCTATAGCTAAAATTTCATGCACGAGCTTTTTTCCTTCGAAACCTTTGGGAGCTTACGGCGATGGCGGGGCTATTTTTTGCCATGATGATGAAATTGCTAAAAAAATAAGAATTTTACTCAATCACGGACAAACTCAGCGTTATAAACATGAATTTATAGGTATAAATGGACGCCTTGATACTTTACAAGCGGCGATTTTAAATGTTAAGTTAAAATACCTAGAAAAAGAATTAGACAAAAGACAAAAATTAGCACAAACTTATAATGCAAATTTAAAAAACTGTCAAATTCCGCAAATTGATCCAAATGCTTTTAGCGCTTATGCGCAATACAGCGTTTTGGTTGAAGATAGAGCTAGTGTATTGCAAAAATTTGAAAAAGCTAATATACCTTATGCTATACATTATCCAACCCCTTTGCATAAACAACCTTGCTTTAGTGAGTTTTCAAATTTAGAACTTAAAAATTCAGAATATGCAAGCGAACACATCTTATCTTTGCCTTTTTCACCTTTTTTAAGTGAAGAAGAGCAAGAGCAAGTTATTTGTATTTTTAAAGATTAA
- a CDS encoding YkgJ family cysteine cluster protein, whose translation MIFDKNFSYAFDENACEKCGGKCCTGESGNIFASKEELEALRKHLKLESKEFAEKYLRKVGFKMSFKEVEFEDGFACIFFDTQKRNCSIYDFRPKQCRTFPFWEYFKTHQKELEKECIGICYLS comes from the coding sequence ATGATATTTGATAAAAATTTTTCTTATGCTTTTGATGAAAATGCTTGTGAGAAATGCGGTGGAAAGTGTTGCACTGGAGAAAGTGGCAATATTTTTGCGAGCAAGGAAGAATTAGAAGCATTAAGAAAGCATTTAAAATTAGAAAGCAAAGAATTTGCTGAAAAATACTTGAGAAAAGTGGGCTTTAAAATGAGTTTTAAGGAAGTCGAATTTGAAGATGGCTTTGCTTGCATCTTTTTTGATACTCAAAAAAGAAATTGCAGTATCTACGATTTTCGTCCAAAACAATGCAGAACTTTTCCATTTTGGGAATATTTTAAAACACATCAAAAGGAATTAGAAAAAGAATGTATAGGTATTTGCTATTTGTCTTAG